The DNA window GCCGGGTCCGGAGCGGCCGCCCCGGACCCGGCATCGCCATCTGCGGCGACACAACAATCCTAACCAACTTCAAACAGACAATTGCGAGGAGGCCGCAAGGCCGACGCGGCAATCCATCGGACGTTGGCGTTCATTTGGATGCGCTCGCTGAACACGCAGCCGTCACCCCGGCCCCCGAGCCGGGCCTATTGCCCCCATCTGCACGGTATGTCGTTCACAGTCGGAATGATGCCCGGCCGAGGGTCAACACCCGCAAAAAGAACCGCGCAGGGCTACCGTTGTCGATGGGGGCAATGGGTCCCGGCTCTCCGCTACGCTCCGGCCGGGATGACGACGGTGTGTGACGCCGGGACAATCGAGCCCAACGGGCTCGCAAGGCCGAACGGCCGCCCGAGCGGATGCGAGGCCCGTCGGAGGCCAGTGAGCGTCGGCGAACGCTCGGCCGTGAGACAAAAAACTCGCCGCCCTCGCGGAGCCATGAACAAAGCGAACCGAGTGCAACATCGAAGCCGTCAGGCTTCGCAAGGCCGAACGGCCGCCGGCGCTGATGCGCCGCCCCCGCGGAGGCTAGCGAGCGAAAACAAGTCCCCCTAATCCCGCTCCATCCGCCGGAACGGGTGGGCCGGGTAGACGCCGAGAATCTTCATGTGGCTGGAGAAGAACTGAGCCTCCTCCAGGGCGAGCGCGACACTGCGCTCGTCGGGGTGGCCCTCGATGTCGGCGTAGAACTGGGTGGCGTTGAAGGTGCCGCCGACCATGTAGCTTTCCAGCTTGACCATGTTGACGCCGTTGGTGGCGAAGCCGCCCATGGCCTTGTAGAGCGCGGCCGGCACGTTGCGGACCCGGAAGAAGAAGGTGGTGATCGCCGGCCCGTTGAGGGAATCGGCCTCGATCTTCTGGCGCGACAGGATCAGGAACCGGGTGGTGTTGTGTTCGGCGTCCTCGATGTTGCGAGCAAGGATCTCAAGGCCGTATTCCGCCGCCGCCAGTTCCGAGCCGATGGCGCCTTCGGTGGGGTTGCCCTGTTCCGCGATCAGCGCCGCCGAGCCGGCCGTGTCGGCATGGATCAGCGCCTTCAGCCCGTGCTTCTTGAGGAATTTGCGGCACTGGCCGAGCGCCACGGTGTGGCTGTGCACGGCCTTCAGGTCTTTCAGCGTCGCGCCCTTCGGCGCCATCAATTGCAGGCGGATGCGCACGAAATGCTCGCCGATGATGTAGAGGCCCGATTCCGGCAGCAGGTGGTGCACGTCGGCGACCCGTCCGTAGAGCGAATTGTCGACCGGGATCATCGCCCGCTTCGCCGTGCCCTGCTTGACCGCCTGGAAGGCGTCCTCGAAGGTCGCGCAGGGCAACACCTCCATGCCCGGAAACACCTCCTCGCAGGCCTGGTGGGAAAAGGCGCCGAGTTCGCCCTGGAAGGCGATGCAGTCGTTGCTGTCGAGGGAAGTGTCGTTGGTCATGGCGGGTCTTTCGTTGCGGGCGGGGGCCGTCAGCCGAGCGCGGCGCGGGCGCGCTCCAGGTCGGCGGGAGTATCTACGCCGAGCGGCACCGTATCGACAAGGGCAACGTCGATCCGCATGCCATCTTCCAGGGCCCGGAGCTGTTCCAGCTTCTCGCGCTTTTCCAAAGTGCTCTGCGGCAACGAGACGAACCGCTCCAGCGCCGCGCGGCGATAAGTATAGAGGCCGATATGGTGGTAGAGCGGGCCCTCGCCATGGGGTGCGGTGGCCCTGGTGAAATAGAGCGCGCGCATGCGCCCGGGCGCCACCTCCGTGCCGACCATCTTGACGACGTTCGGATTGTCGCGCTCCTCGGCGACGGTGATTTCGGTGGCGAGCGTCGCGATGTCCACCTCCGGCGTCTCCAGCGGCCGGAAACAGGCCCGGATCGCCTCCGGCTCGATGGTCGGCAGGTCGCCCTGGACGTTGACGATAACGGAATGCCGGCCCTCCGGATCGACCTTGCCGATCGCCTCGAAGATGCGGTCGGAGCCGGACTGGTGGCCGGGATCGGTCAGCACGGCCTTTCCGCCCGCGGCCGTCACCGCCTCAAGGATGCGGACGTCATCGCAGGCGACCACGACCGGGCCGATCTCCGCCTCCATTGCCCGCCGCCAGACCTGGACGATCATCGGCTGGCCGGCAATGTCGGCGAGCGGTTTGCCCGGCAGCCGCGTGGAACTCATGCGGGCCGGAACGAGGACGAGCGCGGATGCAGACATTAAATAATCCGAATATGTTGTTTTTCCGTGACAGTCCCGCCGTTTATACTATGGACAAGCTTCGGGCAAAGCCTGTAGTTTCCGGCTGCGCAAAAACGCGTACCGCCACGCCATCGCCTGTCCGAAGGCTGCGTAAAACAAATAAGTGACGCTAGGGGAAACAGTAGCGGTCGAGCTCAGCGGCCGCCGACTGGAGCGAAGAATTCATGGACTCATTCACAATCAACAAGGTCATCGGCAGCCTGCTGGCGACGCTGTTCGTGCTGTTCGGACTGTCGTTCATCGCCGAGTTTATCTTCCACGAGCCGGCGCCGGAAACGCCGGGCTACGCCATTGCGGTGCCGGAGCCCAGCGACGAACCGGCCGCCCCTGCCGAGGAGGCGCCGAAGGCGGACGTGCTGGCGATGATCGCCGATGCCGATCCGGCCGCCGGCGAGAAGGTCGCCAAGAAATGCGCGGCCTGCCACACCTTCGAGGAGGGCGGCGACAACAAGGTCGGGCCGAACCTTTACGGCATCGTCGGCCGCAAGCCCGGCGCCCATGAAGGCTTTTCCTACTCCAACGCCGTCCACGACTACGGCGCGGAGCATGACTGGACCTACGCCAACCTCAATGCCTATCTGCACAATCCGAAGGAAGCGGTGCCCGGCAACAAGATGTCCTTTGCCGGCCTGAAGAAGCCCGAGGACCGGGCGGATATCCTCGCCTATCTGCGCACGCTCGCGGCAACGCCGGCGCCGCTGCCGGAAGTGGCGAGCGACGAAGCACCGGCAGAAGAGCCGGCCGCCGAGGGCGCGTCAGAAGAGGCCGCACCGGCAGCCGACAGCGCTTCCGAGACCCCGGCCGATGAGCCCGCCGCGGCGGAGAGTTCCGACGCCCCGGCAGAGCAGCCCGCGGCCGAGGAAAGCTCCCCCGACAGCTCCCCTGATAGCTCCTCCGATAGCTCCGGGGAGACGTCCGGTGAGGCGGCTGGCGACGGCGATGCCCCGGCCGCGGAAGAAAAGACCGAATAGGCCGGGCGCCTTTTCGACAAGAATCGATCGAAGGCCGGGCCTCTGTGTCCGGCCTTTGTCGTTTCATGGACCCGAACCGGCAGCCTGACGGCGTCGAGGCGAGCCTCGCGCGCCCGTTTCGCCTTAATTTTTCGTCATTTTGCGATTTCCCGGTGTCCTTTGGCGGCACCGGTTTCTATCTTAGCTTTCAGAATCCGGCCCTTTGGGTCGGCAAAGCCATTGGAAGGACCGGGTGCATTCATGACGTTGTCACGGGCTCTCACTGCCGCTCTCGTCGGGTTTCTCGCGATCGGGGCGGCGACCGCCCCTGCCGACACCGCCCATGCCGACGACGCCCAATCCGGTAAGGCCCCGCCCTGGCGCCACGCAACGGCGCTGATCGGGGAGCCGAAGCGGCCCGAAGGCTTCAAGCAGTTCGACTACGTCAATCCGGATGCGCCCAAGGGCGGCATCGTCCGGCTCTCCTCCATCGGCTCCTTCG is part of the Rhodobium gokarnense genome and encodes:
- a CDS encoding prephenate dehydratase, with translation MTNDTSLDSNDCIAFQGELGAFSHQACEEVFPGMEVLPCATFEDAFQAVKQGTAKRAMIPVDNSLYGRVADVHHLLPESGLYIIGEHFVRIRLQLMAPKGATLKDLKAVHSHTVALGQCRKFLKKHGLKALIHADTAGSAALIAEQGNPTEGAIGSELAAAEYGLEILARNIEDAEHNTTRFLILSRQKIEADSLNGPAITTFFFRVRNVPAALYKAMGGFATNGVNMVKLESYMVGGTFNATQFYADIEGHPDERSVALALEEAQFFSSHMKILGVYPAHPFRRMERD
- a CDS encoding 3-deoxy-manno-octulosonate cytidylyltransferase, which translates into the protein MSASALVLVPARMSSTRLPGKPLADIAGQPMIVQVWRRAMEAEIGPVVVACDDVRILEAVTAAGGKAVLTDPGHQSGSDRIFEAIGKVDPEGRHSVIVNVQGDLPTIEPEAIRACFRPLETPEVDIATLATEITVAEERDNPNVVKMVGTEVAPGRMRALYFTRATAPHGEGPLYHHIGLYTYRRAALERFVSLPQSTLEKREKLEQLRALEDGMRIDVALVDTVPLGVDTPADLERARAALG
- a CDS encoding c-type cytochrome, whose protein sequence is MDSFTINKVIGSLLATLFVLFGLSFIAEFIFHEPAPETPGYAIAVPEPSDEPAAPAEEAPKADVLAMIADADPAAGEKVAKKCAACHTFEEGGDNKVGPNLYGIVGRKPGAHEGFSYSNAVHDYGAEHDWTYANLNAYLHNPKEAVPGNKMSFAGLKKPEDRADILAYLRTLAATPAPLPEVASDEAPAEEPAAEGASEEAAPAADSASETPADEPAAAESSDAPAEQPAAEESSPDSSPDSSSDSSGETSGEAAGDGDAPAAEEKTE